A genomic segment from Clostridia bacterium encodes:
- a CDS encoding metallophosphoesterase produces MDFNLLVIDDLLTSERREVYKKVLSPKFKLPYIDDPDYDVTKIREILATDKNIHGYLFDVNLQEWRVNIQSLLKTLCDNRKDAVVFLVSSDWEEDQGKLFNYLNEIRNNSDIMIDGLFKWQNFKEIYDSSEASSFNNIINTIHTRLVNYYLSKTASLNISENQKLTLLHLSDLQFGDDNQMFPQYNTIYNFLDRENLIPDLLILSGDIAYSGKAREYKLAEKWLIEFTKRLWPGNNANISKRILIVPGNHDFNFDACAGNYYEYKFSKNAYEQRSVQENENQELGLYNFKRFAYEMTKDETWILNKENYFYVNNMFLHLGVCFLHIDTISMINDIGKHIGERVSISDNYESLLNQQISPNRGKRDIYTIILSHFSPQRYGWGADDAAKKTVWRKMTDIIDTMKANLYLYGHEHKYSRQFLNCREGRYTDKLASIGAASLFMNNKKREDDYTRGFCVYELEREDSVVRRVKVNPVVIQNNRIDFEKDEFTIEPKDIVY; encoded by the coding sequence ATGGATTTTAATTTACTTGTCATTGACGATTTACTTACCAGTGAGCGGAGGGAGGTTTATAAGAAAGTCTTGTCTCCTAAATTCAAACTGCCATATATCGATGATCCTGATTATGATGTAACAAAAATAAGAGAGATACTGGCGACTGATAAAAACATACACGGATACTTGTTTGATGTAAATTTACAGGAATGGAGAGTAAATATACAAAGCCTTCTGAAAACACTGTGTGATAACAGAAAGGACGCAGTTGTATTTCTTGTCAGCAGTGATTGGGAGGAAGATCAGGGGAAATTATTCAACTATCTGAACGAGATTAGAAATAACAGTGACATTATGATAGACGGGTTATTCAAATGGCAGAATTTCAAGGAGATATACGACTCCTCAGAAGCCAGCAGTTTTAACAATATTATTAATACAATTCATACAAGACTTGTGAATTACTACTTAAGCAAAACAGCATCACTGAATATATCAGAAAACCAGAAGCTGACATTATTACATTTGTCGGATTTGCAGTTTGGTGATGACAACCAGATGTTTCCGCAATATAACACTATATACAACTTTTTAGATAGGGAAAACCTTATTCCGGATCTTCTTATTTTATCAGGGGATATTGCATATAGCGGGAAAGCGAGGGAATATAAGCTTGCTGAGAAATGGCTCATTGAATTCACCAAACGGCTTTGGCCCGGTAATAATGCAAATATCTCTAAAAGGATTCTTATAGTGCCAGGCAATCATGATTTCAATTTTGATGCATGTGCAGGGAATTATTATGAATACAAGTTCTCAAAAAATGCTTATGAGCAGAGAAGCGTTCAGGAAAACGAAAATCAGGAACTAGGGCTGTATAATTTTAAAAGATTTGCATATGAGATGACAAAGGACGAAACCTGGATACTTAACAAGGAAAACTATTTCTATGTCAATAATATGTTCCTGCATCTGGGAGTGTGCTTCCTTCATATTGACACAATTTCCATGATAAATGATATTGGCAAGCATATAGGAGAAAGGGTCAGCATTTCCGATAACTATGAAAGCTTGCTTAATCAGCAGATTTCACCAAATCGTGGGAAGAGGGACATATATACAATAATACTGTCGCATTTTTCTCCTCAGAGGTATGGGTGGGGTGCGGATGATGCAGCAAAGAAGACTGTCTGGAGAAAAATGACGGACATAATAGATACTATGAAGGCCAACCTTTATTTATACGGGCATGAGCATAAGTATTCGAGACAGTTCCTTAACTGCAGGGAGGGAAGGTACACGGATAAACTGGCATCAATCGGGGCAGCATCCCTTTTTATGAACAACAAAAAAAGGGAGGATGATTATACCAGAGGTTTTTGTGTTTATGAGCTGGAGCGGGAAGATTCTGTAGTTAGGCGTGTTAAAGTCAACCCGGTGGTAATACAGAATAACAGGATAGATTTTGAAAAAGATGAGTTTACGATTGAACCTAAGGATATTGTTTATTAA
- the loaP gene encoding antiterminator LoaP → MNWYVLFVRTGQEHRVERFLKVRLEDDMYAPFVPLHEMFLKTSGVVKKVVKPLFPGYVFIESDAPCQELLERTNTFAYTLSDVVRILKYSDREFAMRESEKQMLLSLCNQDYCIESSGGIIEGDRIHIMHGPLRGRESIVRKIDRHKRKAWIEMEFMGDRRLVGVALEIVARVG, encoded by the coding sequence ATGAATTGGTATGTACTTTTTGTAAGGACAGGTCAGGAACACAGGGTGGAACGGTTCTTGAAAGTACGGCTGGAGGATGATATGTATGCGCCGTTTGTACCTTTACATGAAATGTTTTTAAAAACCTCCGGAGTGGTAAAAAAAGTGGTGAAGCCGCTGTTTCCGGGCTATGTGTTTATAGAATCTGACGCACCCTGCCAGGAGCTTTTAGAGAGAACAAATACTTTTGCCTATACACTGAGTGATGTTGTCCGTATATTGAAGTATTCCGACAGAGAATTTGCGATGAGGGAAAGTGAAAAGCAGATGTTGCTCAGCTTGTGCAACCAGGATTATTGTATAGAATCATCAGGGGGGATTATCGAAGGTGATAGGATACATATAATGCACGGACCTCTCAGGGGGCGGGAGAGTATAGTGAGGAAGATAGACCGGCATAAAAGGAAGGCATGGATTGAGATGGAGTTTATGGGGGACAGAAGGTTGGTTGGTGTGGCGTTGGAGATTGTGGCAAGGGTAGGGTAG
- a CDS encoding BtrH N-terminal domain-containing protein, which yields MRSSVFRVIDSITENTDNYTWKEISCFYKPWAILFESFKPGYFNLFLFYLSFYDSFKVDGWFSDKYLEKYHGTLFYQFFEFSKNVLQSKFGVHFKTVEFSSEQEMHEKIRCEIDNGARILVPGDLFCIFYNVDDYKRTHRPHFFIIKGYDTEREIYFILDSVHINYGTDAAYKNFAMKFSDMYETNYYYFKDIVQNRYKQCFWSISNCDTMPDTDIPDVLLEHADILNLINKNEIEYEYVELQTIRNVELKGSNDDIREMSVKSNFKTVYYDLLFTYLRDADISEELISELGHYKDKVVECWGLIRNRIIYNVTKKERDFSKINRLIETGITNERVFRDRFVEIISESNLEKLKNIKSENEESMDFTEENNFRAAIIQEKDKIKIVHSPDKVYNLWVLQNDAPQMLLYAKQNTNFCFETKVSVNYAKGSYFQSGLILKLNDGTKYLFGNEEGKSVCVLCPEYDSDSLLFKKFFPINELYLKVEKQKDLYSFYYRLHGGSCWNLGYTLKSPASAKCFGLFSKTWEPMMLTVEFSNINYTES from the coding sequence ATGAGGTCATCTGTTTTTAGAGTTATTGATAGCATTACTGAAAATACTGATAATTACACATGGAAGGAGATAAGCTGTTTCTATAAGCCGTGGGCAATTCTGTTTGAGTCTTTTAAGCCCGGGTATTTCAATTTGTTTCTGTTTTACTTAAGTTTTTATGACTCATTTAAGGTAGATGGATGGTTTTCGGATAAATATTTAGAAAAATACCATGGAACATTATTCTATCAGTTTTTTGAATTTAGTAAAAATGTACTTCAAAGTAAATTTGGAGTACATTTTAAAACTGTTGAATTTTCATCAGAACAGGAAATGCATGAGAAAATTAGATGCGAAATTGATAATGGTGCACGCATATTAGTACCAGGAGATCTTTTCTGTATATTCTATAATGTAGATGACTATAAAAGGACACACCGCCCACATTTTTTTATTATAAAGGGCTATGATACGGAAAGGGAGATTTATTTTATATTGGATTCTGTACATATCAATTATGGTACTGATGCTGCATATAAAAATTTTGCAATGAAATTCTCCGATATGTATGAAACAAACTATTATTATTTTAAGGATATTGTACAAAACCGCTACAAGCAGTGTTTTTGGTCAATAAGCAATTGTGATACCATGCCAGATACAGATATTCCTGACGTACTTTTAGAGCACGCTGATATTTTAAATTTGATTAATAAAAACGAAATTGAATATGAATATGTAGAACTTCAGACTATCAGGAATGTAGAATTAAAAGGGTCTAATGATGATATAAGGGAAATGTCTGTCAAGAGTAATTTTAAGACTGTCTATTATGATCTCTTGTTTACTTATTTAAGAGATGCTGATATTAGCGAAGAACTAATTTCTGAATTAGGGCATTATAAAGACAAGGTTGTTGAGTGCTGGGGATTAATAAGAAACAGAATTATCTATAACGTTACTAAAAAGGAAAGGGATTTTAGCAAAATAAACAGGCTGATTGAGACGGGAATAACTAATGAAAGAGTATTCAGGGATAGATTTGTAGAAATCATTTCAGAATCTAATCTTGAGAAACTTAAAAATATAAAAAGTGAAAATGAAGAAAGTATGGATTTTACGGAAGAGAATAACTTCAGAGCGGCAATTATTCAAGAAAAAGACAAAATAAAAATTGTTCATTCTCCCGATAAGGTATATAATTTGTGGGTTTTGCAGAATGATGCACCCCAAATGTTGTTATATGCAAAACAAAATACTAATTTCTGTTTTGAGACGAAAGTTTCTGTTAATTACGCTAAAGGGAGTTACTTCCAGTCTGGATTGATTCTAAAACTAAATGATGGGACAAAATATTTGTTCGGAAATGAAGAGGGCAAAAGTGTATGTGTACTATGTCCTGAATATGATAGCGACAGTCTTTTGTTTAAAAAGTTCTTTCCAATAAACGAGCTATATTTAAAGGTTGAAAAGCAAAAAGATTTATATAGCTTCTATTATAGATTACACGGAGGTAGCTGTTGGAACCTTGGCTATACACTAAAGTCACCTGCAAGCGCAAAATGCTTTGGATTATTTTCTAAGACATGGGAACCTATGATGCTTACCGTTGAATTTTCTAATATTAATTATACAGAGAGTTAG
- a CDS encoding ABC transporter ATP-binding protein/permease — translation MKDTKRIKIIWQFVKPFKMAFINLFICVIVTSFIGMLYPYIFGMLVDEVFYHRNMDFFKIIVISYGVIYIGEQLLHLILNSTWAYLMTRYLFDIRKRIFDKIFILKADYLSNIQTGDLITRINKDAEEFMNFIHWNVFYLFANIVRLLISVALVAVLNIKIAALMFIVVPITVYTSRFFAKKVRIQYKKYRDVYGKYISWMFEILGGMREIQLLAGERNVIRKFIKSCSSLIRLKIKSSLIEVGSERSNAFISLSSNLMLYIVAGVFIVNGELTVGGFIAIIDYFTRSTNLLKGLNDANIKIQNNMVSIDRVYSLLNEESEKQDKTYPDISVNGGRIEFKNVKFQYNEHNHVLKNINLAINEGEKISFVGRSGAGKSTLVNLLLRFYDPCKGTIKINGTDIQGCSLKSLRKNIGIVQQETLFFDGTIKYNLKLGNPRCSDGEIWEACEKAHIAEFVRSLPDGLDTVIGTDGINFSGGQRQRLAIARVFLKNPPILIFDEATSALDYEAEQVIKKSWKELSCGRTTIIIAHRLTTILDSDKVAVLHGGEIVSFDHHLKLLENCEHYRSLFSEQYITQEDIAG, via the coding sequence ATGAAAGATACTAAAAGAATAAAAATAATCTGGCAATTTGTTAAACCCTTCAAAATGGCTTTTATCAACCTGTTTATCTGTGTGATTGTCACTTCGTTTATAGGGATGCTATACCCATACATCTTTGGAATGCTTGTCGACGAGGTGTTTTATCATAGAAATATGGATTTTTTTAAAATAATTGTAATTAGCTATGGTGTAATATACATAGGTGAACAACTATTGCATTTAATCCTGAATTCTACATGGGCGTACTTAATGACAAGATATTTATTTGATATTAGAAAGAGGATATTTGATAAAATATTTATTTTAAAAGCAGACTATTTAAGCAATATACAAACAGGGGATTTGATTACAAGAATAAATAAAGATGCCGAAGAATTTATGAATTTTATTCATTGGAATGTTTTCTACTTATTTGCCAATATAGTCAGGCTTCTCATATCAGTTGCTCTTGTTGCAGTTCTGAATATAAAGATAGCTGCTTTGATGTTCATTGTTGTGCCCATTACTGTTTATACTTCAAGATTTTTTGCCAAAAAGGTAAGAATACAGTATAAAAAATATAGAGATGTCTACGGTAAATATATTAGCTGGATGTTCGAAATTCTGGGAGGGATGAGGGAAATACAGCTTTTGGCCGGTGAGAGGAATGTGATTAGGAAGTTTATAAAGAGCTGTTCTAGCCTCATTCGTCTTAAAATCAAGTCAAGCCTAATTGAAGTAGGCTCAGAAAGGTCAAATGCCTTTATATCTTTAAGTTCTAACCTGATGCTATATATAGTTGCAGGAGTCTTTATTGTCAATGGAGAGCTTACAGTAGGCGGGTTTATTGCCATAATCGATTATTTTACAAGAAGTACTAATTTATTAAAAGGACTTAATGATGCCAATATAAAAATACAAAACAACATGGTGTCTATAGACAGAGTGTATAGCCTGTTAAATGAAGAGTCTGAAAAGCAGGATAAAACATATCCTGATATTTCTGTCAATGGAGGCAGAATTGAATTCAAAAATGTTAAATTCCAATATAATGAGCACAATCATGTTCTCAAAAATATCAATTTAGCAATAAACGAAGGTGAGAAAATTTCCTTTGTAGGTAGAAGTGGAGCAGGAAAAAGTACTTTGGTAAATCTTCTACTCCGGTTTTATGACCCATGTAAAGGTACGATCAAAATTAACGGCACAGATATTCAGGGCTGCTCATTAAAATCACTAAGAAAAAATATTGGAATTGTCCAGCAAGAAACATTGTTTTTTGACGGTACTATAAAATATAACCTGAAGCTTGGAAATCCCAGGTGCAGTGATGGAGAAATCTGGGAAGCCTGTGAAAAAGCCCATATTGCAGAATTTGTAAGAAGCTTGCCTGATGGTCTTGATACGGTGATTGGTACAGATGGTATTAACTTTTCGGGAGGACAGAGACAAAGGCTTGCCATAGCAAGAGTATTTCTGAAAAATCCCCCAATTCTTATTTTTGATGAAGCTACTTCGGCACTGGACTATGAAGCTGAGCAAGTAATAAAAAAGTCATGGAAGGAATTAAGCTGTGGAAGGACAACCATTATTATCGCACACAGGCTTACTACTATTCTCGATTCTGATAAGGTTGCAGTGCTTCATGGCGGGGAAATTGTGTCATTTGATCACCATTTAAAACTACTGGAAAACTGCGAGCATTATCGTTCTCTGTTTAGTGAGCAGTATATAACCCAGGAGGATATAGCAGGATGA
- a CDS encoding ABC transporter ATP-binding protein/permease: MKKIVSIRKNVYDKIKMHITGFKTQFVNLGALKIVLILLGLTSPFLFKILIDDVMVKRQLNMLKWVCIGYAGIYLLETAVTVYQKIISNRVFSKITFDIRYKLLRNYVKMPVTFYEKYNTGDLKNRIDTDVDVFERFFNQQIIEYIFNWMLVLINGIVLIILCWKLALFGLLMVPLSFWMTRWLGKGVEKSSEEYRKTWGKYENWLQRSIQGWKEVKALSIEKNESRIFTSFWHDLSIQFFKRQMFWYGNRSFISLKDFFITRMNLYFIGGLLIFSGELSIGSLLVFMKYYEQFFSGIGSINNLDMQISNDIPAMERVLEVISYPMEAREISKNKLQLAGDIEIMNVSFKYNDSHEDVLKNINIKIKPKERIAIVGKSGCGKSSLIKNILGLYEPQAGKILIDGVNIKNINPFALHQNIGVVMQDSMLFNMTVKDNLLLAKASATDEEIKEVCKMAFIDEFIESLPEGYMTLIGEKGVKLSGGQKQRLAIARVLLTKPNIIIFDEATSSLDHESEKMINKAIDNLSNDRTLIIIAHRLSSVLSADRIIVMDKGGIVGDAPHGKLLGNNEIYDLLFGKQYEGLQVS; this comes from the coding sequence ATGAAAAAAATAGTAAGTATCCGAAAGAACGTTTATGATAAAATCAAAATGCATATTACTGGTTTCAAAACTCAGTTTGTAAATCTAGGTGCATTGAAAATAGTCTTAATCCTTCTGGGGCTGACATCTCCGTTTCTTTTTAAGATATTAATTGATGATGTAATGGTTAAGAGGCAGCTTAATATGCTAAAGTGGGTTTGTATCGGATATGCTGGGATATACCTTTTGGAAACGGCTGTAACAGTATATCAAAAGATTATCAGTAACAGAGTATTCAGTAAGATAACTTTTGATATTCGGTATAAGCTATTAAGGAACTATGTAAAAATGCCTGTAACGTTTTATGAAAAGTATAATACAGGGGATCTAAAGAATAGGATTGACACTGATGTTGATGTCTTTGAGCGTTTTTTCAACCAGCAAATAATTGAATACATATTCAACTGGATGTTAGTATTAATTAACGGGATAGTGTTAATCATTCTATGTTGGAAATTAGCTTTGTTTGGGCTTTTAATGGTGCCGCTGTCTTTCTGGATGACAAGGTGGCTTGGGAAGGGTGTTGAAAAATCATCCGAAGAATACAGAAAAACATGGGGGAAATATGAAAATTGGCTGCAAAGAAGTATTCAAGGCTGGAAGGAAGTCAAAGCCTTATCTATTGAAAAAAATGAAAGCCGGATATTTACAAGTTTTTGGCATGATTTAAGTATACAATTCTTTAAGAGGCAGATGTTCTGGTATGGAAACAGAAGCTTTATTTCTCTAAAAGACTTCTTTATAACCAGGATGAATTTATATTTCATCGGAGGACTTTTAATATTCAGTGGTGAATTGTCAATAGGGAGTTTATTAGTGTTTATGAAATACTACGAGCAGTTTTTTAGCGGGATAGGAAGCATTAATAACCTGGATATGCAAATAAGTAATGACATTCCGGCAATGGAGAGAGTTTTGGAAGTTATAAGTTATCCGATGGAAGCACGGGAAATATCAAAAAATAAATTGCAATTAGCTGGCGATATAGAAATAATGAATGTAAGCTTTAAGTATAATGACTCTCACGAAGATGTATTGAAAAATATAAATATTAAAATCAAGCCAAAGGAGAGAATTGCTATTGTAGGTAAAAGCGGATGTGGTAAGAGTTCTTTGATTAAAAATATTTTAGGATTATATGAACCCCAGGCAGGTAAGATTTTGATTGACGGAGTTAATATAAAAAATATTAATCCTTTTGCTTTGCACCAAAATATAGGTGTTGTAATGCAGGACAGCATGCTTTTCAATATGACTGTAAAGGACAACCTGCTATTAGCAAAAGCATCTGCAACTGATGAGGAAATTAAGGAAGTGTGTAAGATGGCTTTTATAGATGAGTTTATTGAAAGTCTTCCTGAAGGATATATGACTCTTATAGGTGAAAAGGGGGTCAAATTATCAGGGGGACAGAAGCAAAGGTTAGCAATAGCAAGGGTATTATTAACAAAGCCCAATATTATCATTTTTGATGAGGCGACATCATCCCTTGACCATGAATCAGAGAAAATGATTAATAAAGCAATTGATAACCTTTCCAATGACAGAACTTTAATAATTATTGCGCATAGACTATCGTCCGTACTTTCAGCAGATAGGATTATTGTTATGGATAAAGGCGGAATTGTAGGAGATGCACCCCATGGTAAGCTGTTGGGGAATAATGAGATATACGATTTGCTATTCGGGAAGCAGTACGAAGGTTTACAAGTCTCCTAA
- a CDS encoding PocR ligand-binding domain-containing protein, translated as MNSYLLHLKYMIDLEKFQKIQDDIAAVSEMALLTVDYKGVPVTEHSNCSPFCKRIRENPNYRKLCEKCDSRGGLEATRIQQPYIYLCHAGLVDFAVPIIVDEKYLGAVMAGQILLDKTAEDVKLEKIYHDPSQTIDFEKDTELMKLYRDLPVMDLRKIKTVADMMMHFTNYIVEEAIIKMSLFEFNQKVVKLIQAEEFDELEKELIRPVVNFPGITMGEAVKNFSDILRINNPEGKRNGAEKAEEAYVGSKILKPAIEYIHQNPEMKITLDQMASLCNVSSSYFSKLFKKEMRQQFSNFINEVKMSHARKLLESTDMTIYDISAALAFEDCGYFIKVFKKLVGVTPAVYRKYHNFSSN; from the coding sequence TTGAACAGTTATTTGCTGCATTTAAAGTACATGATTGATTTGGAAAAGTTCCAAAAAATACAGGACGATATAGCCGCAGTAAGTGAGATGGCACTATTAACCGTTGATTATAAGGGGGTTCCCGTTACAGAACATAGTAATTGCAGTCCGTTTTGCAAAAGGATAAGGGAAAATCCAAATTATAGAAAATTGTGTGAAAAATGCGATTCCAGAGGTGGATTGGAAGCGACAAGGATCCAACAGCCATATATTTATTTATGTCATGCCGGATTGGTGGATTTTGCTGTGCCGATTATAGTGGACGAGAAGTATTTAGGGGCAGTGATGGCGGGGCAAATACTGCTGGACAAAACAGCGGAGGATGTAAAGTTGGAGAAGATATACCACGATCCAAGTCAAACCATTGATTTTGAGAAGGATACAGAATTGATGAAGTTATACCGTGATCTTCCCGTAATGGATTTGAGAAAGATAAAGACAGTTGCTGACATGATGATGCATTTCACCAACTATATTGTTGAAGAAGCAATAATAAAAATGTCTTTGTTTGAATTCAATCAGAAAGTAGTAAAGCTGATTCAGGCAGAAGAGTTTGATGAATTGGAAAAGGAACTTATACGTCCTGTAGTTAACTTCCCGGGCATAACCATGGGGGAAGCGGTAAAGAATTTCTCTGATATATTGAGAATAAATAACCCTGAGGGAAAAAGAAATGGGGCTGAAAAGGCTGAAGAAGCCTATGTCGGCAGTAAAATCTTGAAACCTGCCATAGAATATATACATCAAAACCCTGAGATGAAGATTACCTTGGATCAAATGGCATCTTTATGCAATGTTAGCTCAAGCTATTTCAGCAAGCTGTTCAAAAAAGAGATGCGGCAGCAGTTTTCCAATTTCATTAACGAGGTAAAAATGAGTCATGCAAGAAAGCTCCTGGAAAGCACTGATATGACTATATATGATATTTCAGCAGCCTTAGCTTTTGAGGACTGCGGGTATTTTATCAAAGTTTTCAAGAAGCTGGTAGGGGTAACGCCGGCTGTATATAGGAAATATCATAACTTTAGCAGTAATTGA
- a CDS encoding glycerol dehydrogenase, with the protein MKRVMISPSKYVQGEDELYNLGNYVKQFSDKALLVASKIDQVRVQAQLNEAVKKDAFEIFYGEFREECTRNEIERMRKLAEEEGCGVFIGLGGGKALDTAKAASFLSKKPVIIVPTIASTDAPTSKLSIIYTESGEFEEYFHLDKNPDLVLVDTAVIAKAPTRFLVAGMGDALSTYFEARSCIRSGADNMPGGKSTKAAFAIARTCYETLMAESLKAKAANDMKVVTQALEDIIEANILLSGLGFESSGLAAAHSIHNGLTILEETHGYMHGEKVSFGVIVHLVLENAPQKELDKIIGYCKSVGLPTCLKDLGIVEVTEKKIMAVAKAVCAEGETIHNMPFPVTPDIVYSAILVANRLGR; encoded by the coding sequence ATGAAAAGAGTAATGATTTCACCTTCAAAGTATGTCCAGGGGGAGGATGAACTTTACAATCTTGGAAATTATGTAAAGCAATTTTCGGACAAGGCACTGCTGGTGGCATCTAAGATTGACCAGGTCAGAGTACAGGCACAACTCAATGAGGCCGTTAAGAAAGATGCTTTTGAGATTTTTTACGGGGAATTCAGAGAAGAGTGTACAAGGAATGAAATTGAGAGAATGAGGAAGCTGGCGGAGGAAGAGGGCTGTGGAGTATTTATCGGACTAGGCGGAGGAAAAGCCCTGGATACGGCAAAGGCGGCTTCGTTCCTTTCGAAAAAACCAGTAATTATTGTTCCGACTATAGCTTCAACAGATGCTCCTACCAGTAAGCTTTCAATTATCTACACTGAAAGCGGCGAATTTGAAGAATATTTTCACCTGGACAAAAATCCTGATCTTGTTTTGGTTGATACGGCTGTAATAGCTAAAGCTCCTACAAGATTTCTTGTTGCAGGAATGGGAGACGCTCTTTCCACATACTTTGAAGCCAGATCCTGCATAAGGTCCGGAGCGGATAATATGCCGGGAGGCAAGAGTACAAAAGCTGCATTTGCTATTGCAAGAACCTGTTATGAGACTTTGATGGCAGAATCATTAAAGGCAAAAGCGGCTAATGATATGAAGGTTGTAACACAGGCGCTTGAGGATATCATAGAAGCAAACATACTGCTGAGCGGACTCGGGTTTGAAAGCAGCGGTCTTGCAGCAGCCCATTCCATACATAACGGTTTGACGATTCTTGAAGAAACCCACGGGTATATGCATGGAGAAAAGGTTTCGTTCGGAGTCATCGTTCATCTGGTTCTTGAGAATGCACCTCAGAAAGAATTGGACAAGATTATCGGCTATTGCAAATCTGTTGGCCTTCCTACATGCTTGAAGGATCTGGGAATAGTTGAGGTAACAGAGAAAAAGATTATGGCCGTAGCAAAAGCGGTATGTGCTGAAGGGGAAACCATTCACAACATGCCTTTCCCGGTAACTCCGGATATCGTATATTCAGCGATACTGGTAGCGAACAGGCTTGGAAGATAA